From Eremothecium sinecaudum strain ATCC 58844 chromosome V, complete sequence, a single genomic window includes:
- the APL6 gene encoding AP-3 complex subunit beta (Syntenic homolog of Ashbya gossypii ADR335C; Syntenic homolog of Saccharomyces cerevisiae YGR261C (APL6)), translated as MTESMQRIASAFESARDITLEAAAVASSRLGESSYSQYSRLINADSLSTLLNSRYSREVRDGMKKVMALMASGDSTVPLESCFADVVKNVGSDDIKVKRMVSIYLLRYAEADPNMALLSVNSIQRTLSDPNPEVRALSLKTLSDISIPSLCPIVLHSLKKAATDSSEIVRAQVATTMLKVYRENEELGKKEVIPVLTDLLADAHPTVISTAVILLKNAVPEELHLLHGNYRRICGMMHELNEWSQIIVIELLIKYIKTFLPIPIIKDESSGSDPVALPEAFNELPFPIYDVEYDPDITLFLRALERLLHSPNPTVIVAISKAYYELTCPKTFKEFGIVNSLTRIISSAYTCNEIKEKVLETILIYTCNDPTLFLPFYKKFFMLPSDSTKIALVKLKILSNLTNDSNCKNILNELKFQAETHEDPSVVVEVTNTLAVCAQVSTRWSSKIVSWLIDQISSNTYSERQVTASQINILRFLIQRDPVKNIRTVVKLSKMLHTFDLIPSAKAGIIWLIGEYVQVEPRLCPDVLRLLIPNFSKENSQVRLQILILAAKLLSYEIEMNKEVPDYDIRSSRIAQMFDAILYLAKFDDEYDIRDRARTLASIFEHERYEIATLLLQVPKPYPVVTFSLCGQSTFDISHLDISPEVKQYHEYTSWCTDIPETDRTPIAAKDYDKLKTSFSSNSFFGKPTEEMIPKNNSGNASSNVPSHNTFTSSQGKKYQLQSLDDFFSDISTKHPQVKRKVIIEEETSEESETSDASEDDEDDEDDEDDESSENSSEDKD; from the coding sequence ATGACGGAGTCGATGCAACGTATTGCTTCAGCATTTGAATCTGCAAGAGATATTACTTTGGAAGCAGCAGCTGTCGCATCCTCGAGATTAGGTGAATCGTCATACTCACAATACTCCAGATTAATTAATGCAGATTCACTATCAACGCTTCTAAATTCTAGATATTCAAGAGAGGTTAGAGATGGGATGAAGAAAGTGATGGCATTGATGGCCAGTGGGGATTCTACAGTTCCACTTGAATCATGTTTTGCTGATGTCGTTAAGAATGTCGGTTCTGATGATATTAAAGTTAAACGAATGGTATCAATCTATCTATTGCGATATGCAGAAGCGGATCCAAACATGGCTTTATTGTCCGTTAATTCGATTCAAAGAACACTTTCTGATCCAAATCCTGAGGTAAGGGCATTATCCCTTAAAACATTATCGGATATTAGCATTCCTTCTCTGTGTCCTATTGTACTACATTCGTTAAAAAAAGCGGCCACTGATTCAAGTGAGATTGTGAGGGCACAGGTTGCCACCACTATGCTAAAAGTGTACAGGGAAAATGAAGAGTTGGGTAAGAAAGAAGTTATCCCAGTTCTGACTGATTTGTTAGCAGATGCGCATCCAACTGTAATCTCAACTGCTGTCATCTTGCTCAAAAATGCAGTTCCAGAAGAATTACATTTATTGCATGGGAACTATCGAAGAATTTGTGGGATGATGCATGAACTAAACGAATGGTCCCAAATTATAGTAATCGAGCtattaataaaatacaTTAAGACCTTCTTACCAATTCCAATAATAAAGGATGAATCCTCTGGTTCCGATCCCGTAGCTCTTCCTGAAGCTTTCAATGAACTTCCATTCCCTATATACGATGTGGAGTACGATCCGGATATTACGCTTTTTTTGAGGGCTTTGGAGCGTCTTTTGCATTCACCAAACCCAACTGTTATAGTTGCAATATCGAAAGCATACTATGAGCTTACATGCCCAAAGACTTTCAAAGAGTTTGGAATAGTTAACTCTTTGACTCGAATAATTTCATCCGCATATACATGCAATGAGATAAAAGAAAAAGTATTAGAAACTATATTAATCTACACTTGCAATGATCCAACACTTTTTCTCCCATTCTATAAAAAGTTTTTTATGTTGCCATCCGATTCTACAAAGATTGCATTGGTTAAGCTTAAGATATTATCGAACTTAACAAATGATTCCAATTGCAAGAATATTTTGAACGAACTGAAATTTCAAGCTGAGACGCATGAAGATCCGTCTGTGGTTGTTGAGGTAACGAATACTCTTGCAGTATGTGCTCAAGTATCCACTAGATGGTCATCCAAGATTGTGTCGTGGTTAATTGACCAAATTAGCTCTAATACATATTCTGAAAGACAAGTCACCGCGTCACAGATTAATATTTTGCGCTTTTTGATACAAAGGGATCCAGTTAAAAACATTCGTACAGTTGTTAAGCTCTCAAAGATGCTACATACATTTGACTTGATACCAAGTGCGAAAGCAGGAATAATTTGGTTAATCGGAGAATACGTACAAGTGGAGCCACGTCTATGTCCAGATGTTTTACGGTTATTGATTCCTAACTTTTCGAAAGAGAATAGCCAAGTAAGGTTACAGATTTTGATACTTGCTGCGAAGCTATTGTCTTATGAGATCGAAATGAACAAGGAAGTTCCAGATTATGATATAAGATCGTCTCGTATCGCTCAAATGTTTGATGCCATTTTATATCTGGCGAAATTTGATGATGAGTATGACATCAGGGACCGTGCTCGAACTTTGGCATCAATATTTGAACATGAAAGATACGAAATAGCAACTTTATTGCTCCAGGTGCCGAAACCATACCCAGTGGTAACCTTTTCCCTATGTGGCCAATCAACCTTTGACATATCTCATTTAGATATTTCACCTGAAGTTAAGCAATATCATGAATATACTTCATGGTGTACTGACATCCCAGAAACTGATAGAACACCAATTGCAGCTAAGGATTATGATAAACTAAAGACCAGCTTCTCCTCCAACAGCTTCTTTGGAAAACCAACAGAGGAAATGATACCTAAAAATAATTCTGGTAACGCGTCGTCAAACGTTCCAAGTCATAATACGTTCACTTCTTCTCAAGGCAAAAAGTACCAGCTGCAAAGTTTGGACGATTTCTTTTCTGACATTTCAACCAAGCATCCTCAGGTAAAGAGGAAAGTTATAATTGAGGAGGAAACGAGTGAAGAATCTGAAACGAGTGATGCAAGtgaggatgatgaagatgatgaagatgatgaagatgatgaatCATCAGAGAACTCTTCCGAAGATAAAGATTAA
- the HSH155 gene encoding U2 snRNP complex subunit HSH155 (Syntenic homolog of Ashbya gossypii ADR334W; Syntenic homolog of Saccharomyces cerevisiae YMR288W (HSH155)) — protein sequence MAGIHFVKSQPNTDKHSLAGQYTMPKEIENSLERESEVADKAKEDEKNSTLKYQNRRYMRDLDGEELKRNLKEDSSQDAIVKRVKVSDISDGYRIPAVSGKEVKALSKELVQDVPGVRDLQFFRPADAQHFAPLLDGRDDAELTKEEQQQRQILRLVLRIKNGMPASRKEAIRTLSDRALDFGAHPLFSCILPIILDRNLEDQERHLMLKAVGLILFKLNESVRPYTHKILIVTTPMLVDEDELVRNSGMGIISNLSRAAGLATMISTLQPDTTHNDEYIRNTTARAIAVVAKSFGMSQLIPFIRAVCYSKSSWKARHTGIKTVQQLSVLMGIGILPYLNELIECIYRGLSDQHPPVRIIAAQTVASLAQNSYPYGIEAFNCTLEPIWKGVRTHRGKILSSFLKALGYIIPLMDSEYAGYYTEEVMRVVKREFTSPDDEMKKTVLQVIQKVSTTDGVTPRFLSETVLPHFFSNFWVRRIALDPQINKIVTYTTVVLSSKVGCSYILENLLSPLRDEAEPFRTMAAHAINRIVLLTGTVDIEENLERRLVDALLIAFQEQTNNDRVVFRCIGTVANSLHKRMKQYLGPIVSTILNRLKHKNQTVRQYAAELCGVLVPVISSCGELQMLNKLNIIFFESLGEVYPEVLGSIISAMDKITSVVSFKSLQPPVNQILPTLTPILRNRHRKVQESTITLVGRIANRGPEYVPPKEWMRICFELLELLKSPAKSIRKAANTTFGYIAKAIGPHDVLVALLNNLKVQERQLRVCTAVAIGIVAETCAPFTVLPAIMNEYKIPDTNVQNGILKALAFMFEYIGGISKDYLYVISPLLQDALVDRDLVHRQTASTVVRHLALGCMGHGYEDMFIHMLNLLIPNIFETSPHAIFRILESIEALRYALGPSVFMNYVWAGLFHPARNVRKVYWHIYNISYVAQLDAIVPYYPTSDDDRLTVTELELVI from the coding sequence ATGGCTGGAATCCACTTCGTGAAGTCTCAGCCTAATACTGATAAGCATTCTTTGGCTGGGCAATATACGATGCCCAAAGAGATTGAAAATAGTCTGGAAAGGGAATCCGAAGTTGCTGACAAGGCTAAAGAAGACGAAAAAAATTCAACTTTAAAGTATCAAAATAGACGATATATGAGAGATTTGGATGGTGAGGAACTAAAGCGGAACTTGAAGGAAGATTCGAGCCAAGATGCAATAGTTAAGAGGGTTAAGGTTTCAGATATTTCCGATGGTTATAGAATCCCAGCTGTTTCTGGAAAAGAAGTCAAGGCACTGAGTAAAGAACTTGTACAGGATGTCCCTGGTGTCAGGGATTTGCAGTTCTTTAGACCTGCTGATGCTCAGCACTTTGCCCCTCTTTTGGATGGGCGCGATGATGCCGAATTAACGAAAGAAGAACAGCAACAACGCCAAATTCTAAGATTGGTACTAAGGATTAAAAATGGGATGCCTGCTAGCCGGAAGGAGGCGATACGCACTCTAAGCGATCGCGCCTTAGATTTTGGAGCTCATCCTTTGTTCAGTTGTATCCTTCCTATAATACTTGACAGAAATTTGGAAGATCAAGAAAGACATCTAATGCTAAAGGCTGTAGGCCTTATTTTGTTTAAATTAAATGAGTCTGTGCGCCCATATACTCACAAAATTCTGATTGTGACAACCCCTATGCTTGTTGATGAGGATGAGCTTGTTCGAAATTCTGGAATGGGGATTATTTCGAACCTTTCTAGAGCTGCAGGATTAGCCACTATGATTTCTACATTGCAGCCTGATACTACCCATAACGATGAGTATATACGAAACACTACTGCTAGAGCAATTGCGGTGGTGGCGAAGTCATTTGGTATGTCGCAGTTGATTCCATTTATTAGAGCAGTTTGCTACTCCAAAAGTTCATGGAAGGCCCGTCATACAGGAATAAAAACTGTCCAGCAGCTGTCTGTTCTTATGGGCATAGGGATATTGCCTTATTTGAATGAATTGATAGAATGTATTTACCGTGGCCTTTCTGACCAACACCCTCCTGTGCGGATAATAGCGGCGCAAACGGTGGCATCACTGGCCCAAAATAGCTACCCATATGGGATTGAGGCATTCAACTGTACATTAGAGCCAATTTGGAAGGGCGTTAGAACTCATAGGGGGAAGATATTGTCTTCATTTTTGAAGGCATTAGGTTATATTATCCCATTGATGGATTCGGAATATGCTGGGTACTATACAGAAGAAGTGATGCGGGTTGTAAAAAGGGAATTCACATCCCCTGATGACGAAATGAAGAAGACAGTTCTTCAAGTTATTCAAAAGGTTAGCACTACTGATGGAGTAACACCAAGATTTTTGAGCGAGACTGTTCTTCCCCATTTCTTCAGTAATTTTTGGGTTAGGAGAATAGCACTAGATCCTCAAATTAATAAAATTGTTACTTACACGACCGTTGTTCTATCAAGTAAAGTGGGATGTTCATATATTCTAGAAAACCTTTTGTCACCTCTTCGTGATGAAGCAGAACCATTTAGGACCATGGCAGCTCATGCAATTAACAGGATCGTGTTATTAACAGGAACAGTAGATATAGAGGAAAATCTCGAGCGTAGATTAGTTGATGCTCTATTAATTGCTTTCCAAGAGCAAACCAATAATGATCGAGTTGTTTTTAGATGCATCGGGACAGTCGCCAATTCTCTTCACAAAAGAATGAAGCAATACTTAGGACCTATTGTCTCTACAATTTTGAATAGACTAAAGCACAAAAACCAAACTGTTCGTCAATATGCTGCCGAATTATGCGGCGTACTAGTACCTGTAATTAGTTCTTGTGGCGAATTACAGATGTTAAACAAGCTCAACATAATTTTCTTTGAGTCACTTGGTGAGGTATATCCAGAAGTTTTGGGGTCCATAATTTCAGCTATGGATAAGATTACATCTGTAGTCAGTTTCAAATCTCTACAACCTCCGGTGAACCAAATATTGCCGACTTTGACCCCCATATTAAGAAATAGACATAGGAAGGTTCAAGAAAGTACAATTACTCTCGTTGGTAGAATTGCTAACCGTGGACCAGAGTATGTTCCTCCAAAAGAATGGATGAGAATATGTTTCGAGTTATTGGAACTATTGAAAAGCCCCGCAAAATCTATTAGAAAGGCTGCAAACACCACTTTTGGTTATATTGCAAAGGCTATTGGACCACATGATGTACTTGTCGCGCTACTGAATAATTTAAAGGTTCAAGAACGTCAGTTGCGTGTATGTACAGCTGTGGCTATTGGTATTGTTGCTGAAACCTGTGCCCCGTTCACTGTTTTGCCTGCAATAATGAATGAATATAAGATTCCAGATACTAATGTTCAGAATGGTATATTGAAGGCTTTGGCATTTATGTTTGAGTATATTGGTGGTATTTCAAAAGATTATCTATATGTGATTTCACCCTTATTGCAAGATGCATTGGTGGACCGGGATTTAGTTCACCGGCAGACAGCTTCCACCGTTGTACGACATTTAGCATTGGGTTGCATGGGTCATGGTTATGAAGATATGTTTATTCATATGCTAAACCTATTAATACCTAACATTTTTGAAACTTCACCTCATGCGATTTTTAGAATTTTAGAATCTATTGAAGCGTTAAGGTACGCATTGGGTCCTTCAGTTTTCATGAACTATGTGTGGGCTGGGCTGTTTCATCCGGCTAGGAATGTCCGCAAAGTCTATTGGCATATTTACAACATTTCCTATGTTGCACAGCTAGATGCAATAGTTCCATATTACCCTACGTCAGACGATGACCGATTAACTGTAACAGAACTCGAACTGGTTATATAG
- the GPI16 gene encoding GPI-anchor transamidase subunit GPI16 (Syntenic homolog of Ashbya gossypii ADR333C; Syntenic homolog of Saccharomyces cerevisiae YHR188C (GPI16)), which translates to MRLMKVQLLALTVLCSKVIKSQDTDSTEGIKVANLTDRDEAIDYLASEIHEEGLQKALSDVLSENFQVDNDGKHDPQLITMDEPPKYKFDEVLELTPLPKNALLSSFQFFMKSNNFTVGKSDQSFDQFGHYTVFPKAIRPLMDNTNTRNLHLRFTKGVWDYEMWGQLPHNGLKSGGSGVELWAVIEAPNKDTAFNKWIKLANSLSGLFCASINFIDASSTTFPVSAFQPYDEDGIPLFDPSNRLYLLRAALANEPICTENLTPFLKLLPTKGKQGISTLLDGHKVFDSRWHSLSIDITTQCEDNGVCHYNMEEFIETVVNIPNTISRLEKPIPKPVDGSELRCDKTKYYDSWTCFPLPESTNVKYELSNIFGYYIMGGSSLSETSSKICVRVPDSWKVLIKVDNSYFSTGNNCFDVRGERWHDVYIETKDSSQVEPIKDSPVYVTRSLTVYGQDKGGLRTVFRNPASSPVKLLYFESLPWYMRLYLSTLEIESDSGLTIKDVIKSTYYLPASDRERPSHLEYEMTIPPNTTFSLTYQFDKSLLQYSEYPPDANHGFEIESAVVTVLSPIKYEFRTATLLLTLATPDFSMPYNVIILTSTVMGLVFGTLFNMLVKKIITVQEADEIIARNGPRANLRKLKQKLLNFRKSNTHKVN; encoded by the coding sequence ATGAGGCTTATGAAGGTGCAGTTGTTAGCCTTAACCGTTCTGTGTAGCAAGGTAATAAAATCTCAAGATACGGACTCTACAGAAGGTATAAAGGTTGCTAATTTAACTGATAGGGACGAAGCTATAGATTATTTGGCATCTGAAATTCATGAAGAAGGATTGCAAAAGGCATTAAGTGATGTTTTAAGTGAGAATTTTCAAGTAGATAATGATGGTAAACATGATCCCCAATTAATAACTATGGATGAGCCACCAAAATATAAATTTGACGAAGTGCTAGAGTTGACGCCGCTGCCTAAAAACGCGTTACTAAGCTCCTTCCAGTTTTTTATGAAATCAAACAACTTTACTGTTGGGAAAAGCGACCAGAGTTTTGACCAGTTTGGTCATTATACTGTGTTTCCTAAAGCAATTAGACCTTTAATGGACAATACTAATACCAGAAATCTCCATTTGAGATTCACTAAGGGAGTGTGGGACTACGAAATGTGGGGTCAGCTTCCTCATAATGGTCTAAAATCAGGCGGTTCTGGTGTGGAACTATGGGCTGTCATTGAGGCTCCTAACAAAGATACAGCGTTTAATAAGTGGATAAAATTAGCCAACTCGCTTAGCGGGTTGTTTTGTGCTTCTATTAACTTTATTGATGCTTCTTCTACGACATTCCCTGTGTCCGCTTTCCAACCGTACGATGAGGATGGAATTCCATTATTCGATCCATCCAACCGCCTCTATTTGCTCCGAGCAGCGCTTGCAAATGAGCCTATTTGTACTGAAAACTTGACTCCATTCCTAAAGTTATTACCAACAAAGGGAAAGCAAGGTATTTCGACATTACTGGATGGCCATAAGGTGTTTGATTCACGCTGGCATTCGCTGTCCATCGATATTACTACACAGTGTGAAGATAACGGAGTGTGTCACTATAACATGGAGGAGTTCATAGAGACGGTTGTAAATATTCCTAATACTATTTCAAGGCTCGAAAAACCAATACCTAAGCCAGTAGATGGTTCTGAATTGCGGTGCGACAAAACAAAATATTATGATTCATGGACTTGTTTTCCACTTCCAGAAAGTACGAACGTCAAATATgaactatcaaatattTTTGGTTATTATATTATGGGGGGGAGTTCATTATCTGAAACATCTTCTAAGATTTGTGTTCGTGTTCCTGACAGTTGGAAGGTGTTAATCAAGGTCGACAATTCCTATTTCTCCACAGGTAATAACTGTTTTGATGTTAGAGGAGAAAGATGGCACGATGTTTATATAGAAACGAAGGATTCGAGCCAGGTCGAACCAATCAAAGATTCTCCTGTATATGTTACTCGTTCTTTGACTGTTTATGGACAAGATAAAGGTGGATTGCGGACTGTGTTCAGGAATCCCGCCTCCTCCCCTGTAAAACTTCTTTACTTTGAATCCCTACCTTGGTATATGAGGCTATATCTATCGACATTGGAAATTGAGAGCGACTCAGGCTTGACTATAAAGGACGTCATAAAGTCTACTTATTATTTACCTGCTTCTGATCGTGAAAGACCGTCCCATTTGGAATATGAAATGACAATTCCACCTAATACAACATTTTCATTAACATACCAGTTCGACAAATCTTTACTACAATATTCTGAATATCCACCAGACGCAAACCATGGTTTTGAAATAGAATCTGCAGTAGTTACAGTATTGTCACCCATCAAATACGAATTTAGGACCGCTACCTTATTGCTAACTTTGGCCACACCTGACTTTAGTATGCCTTACAATGTCATTATTCTGACTTCCACTGTTATGGGGCTAGTTTTCGGTACGCTGTTTAATATGCTTGTAAAGAAGATAATTACTGTCCAAGAAGCAGATGAAATCATCGCAAGAAATGGGCCCCGTGCTAACTTAAGGAAGttaaaacaaaaattgCTGAACTTCAGGAAATCAAATACACATAAGGTAAACTAA
- the SSL1 gene encoding TFIIH/NER complex subunit SSL1 (Syntenic homolog of Ashbya gossypii ADR338C; Syntenic homolog of Saccharomyces cerevisiae YLR005W (SSL1)), with product MNSDFEDEIITSAFTKRSRERQAANNLSSTKRKKHVRIENDYDDEGQNHDEDEDFGGRDQSDDHASNRKKKKKLNKNLQGVNGGYAWEDDIQRSWDLVKVDDEGNMAALVASIIEARKKRAAKKDITPYQRGIIRTLILVIDCSEAMTERDLRPNRYAMTIQYAIDFVHDFFDQNPISQIGIVVMRNGVAHLASQVSGNPQEHIEALKMIRKQEPKGNPSLQNALEMARGLLLHVPSHCTREILIVFGALSTTDPGDIHQTIASLAQERIRTRVIGLSAQVAICKELCKETNYGDNSYYGVILNETHFKDLFTVAVTPLPVNKLNKGYTLIKMGFPTRIFEDTLSFCTCHSKLVYGGYFCPNCKSKVCSLPTVCPCCDLMLILSTHLARSYHHLMPLKIFQEVPVAVQFPTQNCFSCQKKFSTLRNHKTQELLTSSRYRCEECSRDFCIDCDVFIHEILHNCPGCESKATI from the coding sequence ATGAATAGTGACTTTGAGGACGAAATAATCACATCTGCTTTTACTAAGAGGTCTAGGGAGAGGCAGGCAGCCAATAATCTCAGTTCAACCAAGCGCAAGAAGCATGTACGAATAGAAAACGATTACGATGATGAAGGACAAAACcatgatgaagatgaggacTTTGGTGGCAGAGATCAAAGTGATGATCATGCAAGTAATaggaagaaaaagaagaagcttAATAAAAATTTACAAGGTGTTAATGGTGGTTATGCATGGGAGGATGATATCCAGCGAAGCTGGGATCTGGTGAAAGTCGATGACGAAGGTAACATGGCAGCCCTTGTCGCTAGTATCATCGAAGCTAGGAAGAAGAGAGCCGCAAAGAAGGATATAACACCTTATCAACGAGGTATAATACGTACTTTAATTCTTGTTATCGATTGCAGTGAAGCAATGACGGAGAGGGACCTTCGTCCCAATAGATATGCAATGACTATTCAGTATGCAATTGATTTTGTGCATGACTTCTTTGACCAGAATCCTATATCACAGATAGGAATTGTTGTTATGCGAAATGGTGTGGCTCATCTAGCTAGCCAAGTAAGTGGTAACCCTCAAGAGCATATAGAGGCGCTGAAAATGATCCGGAAACAAGAACCAAAGGGTAACCCTTCCCTTCAAAATGCCCTGGAAATGGCCCGCGGCTTGCTACTTCATGTTCCTTCTCATTGCACACGCGAAATCCTGATTGTTTTCGGAGCGCTTTCAACCACTGATCCTGGTGATATTCACCAGACCATAGCATCTTTGGCTCAGGAAAGAATCCGCACTAGGGTGATTGGGCTGTCCGCACAGGTAGCCATTTGTAAAGAACTCTGCAAAGAGACCAACTATGGTGATAACTCTTACTATGGGGTGATTCTTAACGAGACTCACTTTAAAGACCTTTTCACAGTGGCTGTCACCCCTTTGCCGGTTAACAAGTTGAATAAGGGATATACTCTCATCAAAATGGGATTTCCTACTCGAATTTTTGAGGACACACTCTCTTTTTGCACTTGTCACTCAAAACTCGTTTACGGTGGTTATTTTTGTCCCAATTGCAAAAGTAAGGTCTGTTCGTTGCCCACTGTATGTCCATGCTGTGATCTCATGTTAATTCTTTCAACACATTTAGCACGTTCATACCATCACTTAATGCCACTTAAGATTTTTCAGGAAGTTCCGGTAGCAGTGCAGTTTCCAACGCAGAACTGTTTCAGTTGCCAGAAGAAGTTTTCTACATTAAGAAACCACAAAACTCAAGAACTACTAACAAGCTCAAGATATCGTTGTGAAGAGTGTTCTCGCGATTTCTGTATAGATTGCGACGTTTTCATACATGAGATACTACATAATTGTCCAGGATGTGAGTCTAAAGCTACAATATAA